A window of the Erpetoichthys calabaricus chromosome 10, fErpCal1.3, whole genome shotgun sequence genome harbors these coding sequences:
- the blcap gene encoding bladder cancer-associated protein — MYCLQWLLPVLLIPKPLNPALWFNHSMFMGFYLLSFLLERKPCTICALVFLAALFLICYSCWGNCFLYHCNDSPLPESAHDPNIIGT, encoded by the coding sequence ATGTACTGTCTTCAGTGGTTGCTGCCAGTGCTTCTTATCCCCAAACCTCTTAATCCTGCTTTATGGTTCAATCATTCAATGTTTATGGGATTCTACCTGTTGAGTTTCCTTCTAGAGAGGAAACCTTGTACCATCTGTGCCTTGgtttttctggcagcacttttcCTAATCTGTTACAGCTGCTGGGGAAACTGCTTTCTGTACCACTGCAATGATTCTCCACTTCCAGAGTCTGCACATGATCCTAACATCATAGGCACTTAA